The DNA segment CTGTGATCGAGCAACCCCGCATCGCTCATGTGATAACGGACACCTTCGCCCATATCGCTGACATTCATGCAGCCGCCCAACGCCATCAGCGCCAGCAGCAAGACCAGGCTACGCATCTTTCCTCCAGAAACCGGTGACGAAAAACCGGCGAATAGCCGCCAGATGCAGCTTTTGCGCCAGAGTCAGCCGCCGATCACCTTCATCACCGTCACACCCCCGGAAAACGCCATGTCCTGCTTGTCTGCCAGGGCCTTGACCAGCAAGCGCTGCAGGGCCGGCAGCGCTTGATGGCGCGGCTTGTCGAGCAGATCGCCGATGAAATGACGATTGCCCGAGGACAGGCAGCCATGCAGCCAGCCAGTGGAGGACAAGCGCAGGCGCGAGCAGGTACGGCAGAACGGCACGCTCTCGTTGGCGATCACTCCAAAATGGCCCCTGCCCGGGATCTGGTAGCGCAAGGCAGTGGCATCCAGGGCGGCACTGGCCTGCTGGTAGCCATAGGCCTGGCCAATCAGCGCCAGCAGCTGCTCCAGACTGACAAACTGCTGCAAGAAGGCATTGCCGTCACGCGCCAGGTGCCCCATACGCATCAGCTCGATGAAACGCAGCTCGTAACCCTGAGCCAGGCAGTATTCGAGCAACGGCAGCACCTGATCCAGGTTCTGCCCGCGCATGGGCACCATGTTGACCTTGATGCTCATGCCCGCCGCACGCGCCTGGGCCATGCCATCGAGAACACTGGCCAGATCACCGCCACGGGCAATCTGGCGGAAAGCGCCAGCATCCAGGGTGTCGAGGGAGACGTTCAAGCGGCGGATACCCGCCGCGCGCAGCAGCGGCAACTTGCGCGCAAGCAGCTGACCATTGGTGGTCAGAGAGACATCCTGCAGGCCGAGCCCTGCCAGTGAATCCAGGAAGGCTTCCAGCCTCGGGCTGATCAGCGGTTCACCGCCGGTGATGCGCAGCCGCTCGATGCCTGCCGCCTCGACCAGATAGGCCACGCCTCGGGCCAGTGCCTGGCCGCTAAGCTCATCCTGCGCCGCCACCAGGCGCTTGCCGTCGGGCACGCAATAGGTACAGGCGTAATTGCAGGCAGCCGTAAGACTGACCCGCAGGTTGCGAAAGCGCCTGCCTTGACGATCGACGATCATGGATGACTCCGACATGGAAGAATGGGGCGTGCAAAACCTGACTCATAAATCAGGTTTTTGCAAGCCTCCCTATCGGAGCGCGCCGGACGGATGCCGGCAAAGGCCTTCAGCTGGCCGGTTCTGGGTCGCGCTTACGCTTGTTGCCCATCCGCACACCGATGTCCATCAGGAACTGGAAGAAGCCTTCCTGATCTTCCAGGACATTGCTCCAGAACGGCGAGTGATACAGCGCCACGGCGCCGTGGACCAAGGCCCAGGCGGCGCAGTAATGGAAGTACGGCGGTACGTCTTCAAGCTTGCCTTCGCTGATGCGGCCCTTGATCAGCTGGGTCAGGCGGTCGAAGTTGGACGCGCGGATGCGGTGCAACTCCTCGACCATTTCCGGCACCTGGTTGCCCTTGACCACCTTTTCTTCCAGACGGTCGAACAAACGGTAGCGCTGCGGATCACGCATGCGAAACTCGAAATAGGCACGCGACAGGGCCTCTTTGTCGCGGTCGACATCGGCCGAATGCAACAAGCCGTTCAAATCGCGCTCGTAATCGAGCATCAGGCGCAGGTAGATCTCTGCCTTGGATTTGAAGTGTTTGTAGATCGTGCCTTTGCCGATACCCACGGCGTCGGCGATCATCTCGACGGTGACGCTGTCTTCACCCTGTTCGAGGAACAGCCTGAGGGCGGTATCGAGGATCTCTTGTTCGCGGCGGCGAAACTCACGGACCTTACGAGGTTCTTTCTGCATAGGAAGGACTGGTTGACAATCGAAGCCGATTATTATGCCTAACTTGCAGGAAATTGCACGGATCATCCAACCATGTCTATGTTTCACGATGAGTTCGAGCAGGCCCCGGGCCTGTGCTATCTGAACCATGCTGCCGTGGCGCCGTGGCCTAGACGTAGTGCCGATGCGGTGGCGCGCTTCGCCCACGACAACGTTT comes from the Pseudomonas urmiensis genome and includes:
- a CDS encoding TetR/AcrR family transcriptional regulator → MQKEPRKVREFRRREQEILDTALRLFLEQGEDSVTVEMIADAVGIGKGTIYKHFKSKAEIYLRLMLDYERDLNGLLHSADVDRDKEALSRAYFEFRMRDPQRYRLFDRLEEKVVKGNQVPEMVEELHRIRASNFDRLTQLIKGRISEGKLEDVPPYFHYCAAWALVHGAVALYHSPFWSNVLEDQEGFFQFLMDIGVRMGNKRKRDPEPAS
- a CDS encoding GTP 3',8-cyclase MoaA, whose protein sequence is MIVDRQGRRFRNLRVSLTAACNYACTYCVPDGKRLVAAQDELSGQALARGVAYLVEAAGIERLRITGGEPLISPRLEAFLDSLAGLGLQDVSLTTNGQLLARKLPLLRAAGIRRLNVSLDTLDAGAFRQIARGGDLASVLDGMAQARAAGMSIKVNMVPMRGQNLDQVLPLLEYCLAQGYELRFIELMRMGHLARDGNAFLQQFVSLEQLLALIGQAYGYQQASAALDATALRYQIPGRGHFGVIANESVPFCRTCSRLRLSSTGWLHGCLSSGNRHFIGDLLDKPRHQALPALQRLLVKALADKQDMAFSGGVTVMKVIGG